Genomic segment of Malus domestica chromosome 15, GDT2T_hap1:
cctgtccgttgaggagggaggtcaatgtatatagggatttcccaataacaagtagtaatgatattcctttacccttcttggtcacagcaatgtagtgggagctgccagcttcacgtgttttaattttgtcagagcactttgaaaaagtggtatgtggtatctggaaagctgatgttacgtgtgaagattacagacaagctttatctaaggaaatctggctctcgaagttctgagagttgtgcctcttcggttttcgaacaagcaatcccgtcgaggatctgaccctcgagattcggaaagcggtgctactccggtttttgagaaagtaattatgttgggagtcttttctcgaatgtgagtaaaggttggacgttcttgccaacctgtcttgccgcaaaacacggaggtcgacacacatagggactttccagttgtcaagcagtggtgctgttcctttacccttatgggtaatagtagggtagctggaacttcgaaattctcgtgcctaaactttgtcagagatctttgataaagttatatgtggtacccgaggagttgatggtgcatatggagagcggtgattgaacagtaagattcacgtgctttctacttcaccagaaatcttcgacagattgcccgtaatttccgcaaagctgagtgtgcatgtgacaggtgctgacgaggctgaaaaagcaggtgcttcttcgatttctgagatcggccctcgtggtctctgagcagcccagcttttgagaaagcaaacgcctcttcgatttctgagatcggcccttgtggtctctgagcagcccagcttttgagaaagcaaacgcctcttcgatttctgaagctccgtcgagtgcagatttttatagaggctggcattaagttccacagcacacctgaatctctaccagtagaagctcatttcttgcacttctaagatcttgatttgtctgacctcttccttcttcaacacatttgaaaatgtctggaccctccgaccgtcgttttgacctgaaccttggagaagagacagccacaccttctccagacaacatatggcgcccatccttcatatcccctactggtcctcttactgttggggattctgtgatgaagaatgatatgaccgctgcagtggtggccaggaaccttctcactcccaaagataacagactactttccaaacggtctgatgagttggctgttaaggactctctggctcttagtgttcagtgtgcaggttctgtgtctaatatggcccaacgcctatttgctagaacccgccaagttgaatcattggctgctgaagtgatgagtctcaaacaggagattagagggctcaagcatgagaataagcagttgcaccggctcgcccatgactatgctacaaacatgaagaggaagcttgaccagatgaaggaatctgatggtaaggttttacttgatcatcagcggtttgtgggtttgttccaaaggcatttattgccttcgtcctctggggttgtacctggtaatgaagcttcaaatgatgaacctccaatgccttctccttctggggttttgtcaagtactgaggctccggataaccaccctccggtgctttctctttctggggctctaccgactgctgagacttcccctaagcaacctttgtgaaggctcccttttgtttgtttattttgactcatgtatatgtacatatttgtggcttatcgaaaatattaataaataagctttgcttcatttcaatatattgtgttaaatacaccaaagccttcttcataaagttctttgaatttttgcttttgttgaaacctgtattgttgaagctttgtgagtgaagcatgtagtttgaggtagtgttcccttaatttcccgagtgaggaaaacttctcggttggagacttgaaaaatccaagtcactgagtggttgtgagactgccgagtattaaggtgcagtagcatatggtgggagtcccccaagtcttcaggcgaagagagttgccgaatgagatGTCTcacttgttactaatttgtcaaagtaacgaatccttgtttcgatgtcacacattcgcatatgccttatctaaaaatatttccaacttttgtgtgtttgatgctgcatgctattgactagacaagatcaagtgcaattagtagcttttctctctttttcatcttttctttggtggaattgcttttcgtttccactaatcagcctgagtggatgcaagataacaccattctctataactcagatcgcaaagtcttcttcatgaaagttgttccttatcttgtgaactacaacatctccaaatttgagatccatcggagtagtacaactccagaaattcaggtatgatgagtaactgttcatcaattttctgttaacccgtcagacttgttgtgagcttctaaactccattttttcttgttcatctcaacatactttcttcatcgaagttgttcctcaccttgtcagctacaacatatccaaatttgagatccatcggagcagtacaaatccagaaattcaggtatgatgagtgactgttcatcatttttctgtcaacctgtcagacttgttgtgagcttcgaaactccattttctcttgttcagatcaacatactttcttcatcgaagttgttccttaacttgtgaactacaacatatccaaatttgaggtccctcggagcagtataactccagaaatccaggtatgatgagtgactgtttatcatttgtctgtcaacccgtcagatttgttgtgagctttgaaactctattttctcttgctcagatcagcatgctttcttcattgaagttgttcctcagcttgtgaactacaacatatccaaatttgagatccctcggagctatataactcaagaaattcaggtatgatgaatgactggttattatttttctgtcaacccgtcagatttgttgtgagcttcgaaactccgttttctattgttcagatcagcatgctttcttcattgaagttgtgcctcatcgtctctttcataacatatcaaaaattcagaatgaactaatggttaaatatttccagatcttcgaaacatcatagcagcttcgaaatctgcaagaatccgactgtcatgtttggagcttcaacactttaatttccgtcgctcaaacagaaatggttccttcttgaaagttgttcatatgctcaaaaactatagggtgtccaaaattcagctccattggagaagagcagaggttgcagaaatttgatagatgaaaggaggcggaagagggagagagagaaaaagtctcttgagttggatttctattttggggcagattccaagttttgtagcaccttcattattgatgaattgcttgtacttttgtccattatgaaacttgggactttggcttgttgttggatctattataatatgtttggaaacatatacataattgcttgtttggttatgacagggatgttgtgggtgtagaacaaaacaaatgtttgtgttgacctgtgtttttgtacaagttcaagggcatcttgggttttgtgaacaaaatttgtttatttggagcaaggttttgtgttgaagctttgtaggtgaagctttggtgttgaagctttctaggtgaagctttgatggtgaagctttctgggtgaagctatgtaggtgaagctttctaggtgaagcttttttaggtgaagctttgtaggtgaagcttttttaagtgaagcttttcgggtgaagttttttgggtgaagctttgtgggtgaagctttttaggtgaagctttgtgggtgaagcttttttaggtgaagctgtttgggtgaagctttttggaggtgaagttttttttgggtgaagcttttttaggtgaagctttttgggtgaagctttgatggtgaagctttgtagatgaagctttgtagatgaagctttcgaggtgaagctttgatggtgaagctttgtaggtgaaagtatgtatagggagctttctaggtgaagcttttttaggtgaagctgtgtaggtgaagcttttttaagtgaagcttttcgggtgaagttttttgggtgaagctttgtgggtgaagctttttaggtgaagctttgtgggtgaagctttttgggtgaagcttttttaggtgaagcttttttggtgaaactttttggatgaagctttttgggtgaagttttggaggtgaagctttttgggtgaagctttgtgggtgaagctttttaggtgaagctttgtgggtgaagctttttaggtgaagctgtttgggtgaagctttttggaggtgaagtttttttttgggtgaagcttttttaggtgaagctttttggatgaagctttttgggtgaagttttggaggtgaagcttttcgggtgaagctttttggatgaagctgtttttttttttttttttttttttttttggcgcttgacacggtcttcatttgcttgttttgtagtgactgtggaagacggattgctttctgattgagaagggttccggcatcgctttgcaccatcttcatgtgggtaatataggaacttccttatgttttgatcatgcatgtagtgatagaatttgtttcttcttattgtagatgtcagagcctggaagttctagtgatgagggctcttctagctttagctctaagtctgagtctgcaatgtcggagtcttcagggtctttgttagagtcctgtactagagaaacattggatgatcttcccaaccgtcaaactttagctattgctagttcttcctccatggcgttgggtgagggggtttctcctgatatgtctttgcctcggcggaggcatggttataagcctgcgccatcacctcagagtaagtcttccaagtattggcattgatcatgtatttaaagaaacaatcacgtaggcctgccgtgaaggctttgagggcagtcttgtcgtctgcctcggcacaccgggagtattcatggctgaagcggccagcatacatacgtaatgactcgtctggcctctggcggatagtgtacaggtcatctgcagagtgcaagcgatcggtttggaaaatgtgttgggaaacaaatagtttcctcaattcctcaaatgagtctaccgtctcaggtgtaagacgacaataccaatttagagctccgccagagatggtggaggggaagagaagacatcgctcttcgtcggtgtgcatccggtatgccatggtggactcaaagaggttaaggtgctcaattgggtcctctttttcagtataaagttgcaagccaagcttctgctttgtctttgcttgaatgggggtgttgaggatcctccttgtaagagggccaggcctgggttggttccagtcaggtatttcagcctgacgttcagccttcaacttgtttacttcctcaagaagttgtaggacaagggggtcctgagcggagttatgtgccactggagctttctttcgtaaatctccatctcctcttggaattaggaaggtttgatcaagggcatgtgatttttccctggactcgttgtactggcttccagggtatgtctgtcggaacacctctgagtcccctgtaccctcatgtctctctaggacttgttgcaccttccccaagttggtggccggctcgggccgtggcaggggaccgagtctctcagaaatccttgggtcattgatctttgagcttatatggatggaattctctcgacgttgcttcaggaaatcccgacaatcgcgaaagacgactttcgatccttctgccccttcagcaaagaggtgtctccctccgcttctcatggttcgggtcgaagcaactgggttaagagaagcctcatgttgattatcaaatcgatgggtaatttgttccctatcagggatatctatgtcgaatgcatgtgaccctccatgttggagggcacccagttgatggttgacttccacgggagcaacaagctcgcgtgtctgagcttgcctagcttcgtggagtgtctcgaagagcttctcatattgctcctggaggacctcattcctcattgctatcttgttgttctgagcttccaactcatcgactttagcttgaagaagaactcgttttccttccttctttcgttgtttcgcactatgtgcaaggggggtgtcattctgtgtgctgtggcttccttcgcttcccatgctggagagggatgccagatcaaaagaaagtgtacgaatgatagaaaccagcttgacacagctgaagagagtaggaataagtgtcgtttcccacagacggcgccaaatgttgatgcacaaaatcagcgaagactttggtacaacagaaagtgtcaggttttgtgaccttcgcttggttgcttcggtcactagtgaggataagtacgtaaatgaatagagacagagaagcaaacacaggatgtacgtggttcacccagattggctacgtccacggagtagaggagttcttattagtagtgaagggcttacacaagtacaaaggatcaagctctcaatttagtgagttcttgtgaatgatttaacacaaatggcattagccaatattgtgggggaatgacccctatttatagaaaaacttgtagctttgtcacattgacatgtgtcatgttatgattggttcttgatgtcgacacgtgctgcgctctgattggcttctaatcttgacacgtgtcgagtagtgattggcctcctggtcggaggggaactcttctgggtccttgacagtatagcgttggccggtgctcggtagtttcgggattggtcaagtatggtacaaacatgtcTTATTTCGGATTTTGTGTATTTAATAATACTATTATACTTTATAGATGGACAATATTATATCTTGtcaaatataattttatgtCAAACACAAATGTAACGGTCTACAAATATCGCAAAAAtttagaaattgaattgaatggcagacatataaaagtttgaaaattttcaaaatcttgCAAAATGTAGGAGGTCCGAATTAAGTTCTGAACATTACGAGATAAAACTGATTCCGAAATTTCTGATAAATTTTGATAATCCAAAATTGCGAGATTGGAACTAATATTGATTCCGAAATTTTTGGATTGGCATTGGGAATGCTTGTTTCCAATCAAACCCAAAATCACTCCTAGATATAACAAATGCAAATGCTCTCGTATAATAAAATACATGACATGTTAAATTATCAGACTGTCACTCTTCGCTAATTGATCAAGTGGATTGTTGTTTTAAAATCCATCATCAAATAGTCTGACAACATAATGTGTCACTTATCTAACAATTAAACATAATGTAATCATTGCTTTCATAAAACAAGAACATGATGGTTAGGAATGTTTATGAACTTGGCTTTGATTCATTTAAGAAAGTAAAAACAAGCAATTTTGCAGCATTCCACCAATAATATGAACATGATCGAGCAGGGATTGTGGAGCCATGGGGAGCACTAATAATGGGAGCAATGTCTGGCTCAATACCTTGGTACACGATGATGATGTTGCACAGAAGATCGGCCTTCTTCCAAAGCGTCGACGACACGTTGGGGGTCTTCCACACGCACGCAGTAGCCGGCCTCTTGGGGGGACTCCTCTCGGGCTTCTTTGGCCGATCCGACCTTCTTCGAATGATGCACCCCCACTAAACCTACGGTCCTGGCGTAATGTACTGCATCCTTGAAGGGAAAACAAAAGTTGGCCTCCAACAAATGGGGTACCAGACCGGCGGAGCACTTTTCATCATCTGGTGGAACGCCGTTGTCAGGAGCTTGATTTGTATTTTGATCAACCGCATAGTTGATCTTCGAATGAACGAAGAGGACCTCGACATTGGTGATGATGCTGCGCACGGAGAAGAAGCGTATGCCCTGTGGGGAGACGGTGAGAAGACGTCTACACAGATTCGATGGCAGAATCCACGGATTCCTTCGATTTGCAGATGCGAGGAGCATAGTTTTGTAGCGGAAATGTAGTAGGTTTTGCAGTACTTTCCCCCGGTTTTTATCGTCCAAAGAATGCGTGGAACTAGTTCAATCCATCATTTTGTTCTCGGCTGTAAAGCGTACATGTTCATACCGGTGAAGAATGTAGCTACTGGAGTACAAGTTGTGACATGTAATTTATGTTCGCGTCACACGTTTTATGTAATTTGGTGAAGAAAAAATAACAACATACTGCAATAATCCAATTTTATCGCGTTATGATTCGAGTTACAACTACTGTTGGAACACAATCGAACTGCTATCGCTGTCAAGGATTCATACACGCAAGCTTTAGAAGAATGTAAATGTAGTAGAAGAATCACTGCACAAATGTAATAAAACATCCATCTTTTGAAAcaagattttttttcaattcgatTACGGGCAAACACAATATGATCATTCTTTTCATACAACATTTTGGTCAGATTTACAAACTCTGGAATTCTGGATATCTCCAAGGAAAACTGACCGTCTTTAGGGTTTGGAAGATCCAACTAAATACATGatttatatttacaaatttgagGAAAACATACTAGGGTAGCTGTACATTCAATAATTTGGAAGTTCCCTCGTCATTGAGTAACTCGTAAAGGTGTTGCTTGCACCAGAATCTTTGTGATGAAAAGCTATGCCAAAAGCCTCAAAAGGCATATTTCTAAGAAACCATTAGAAGAGGATAACCTTCTATAGTGATTAAGGCCCTTGAATTGACTTGCGAAGCTTGAATAGTTCGTCTTTCCACATGGCTGCAGGAACCGGTCGTTAATTTGCAAATGATACGATATATAAAAACATGAATCAGGCAATCAGAAGCAAATCGatgaaaaaaagggaaaatgtaaCGTGACTTGGTAATTGTATATGTTACAAAAGCAGTGAAAAGTCCTGATAAAATACCTGCATCTTTATATCTTTCCTCTTTGATAGCTAAATTGATATTCTTAACCAAACAAAGTTCTTGAATTAAAGAATCTGGGCCCTCTATAGCACTGAAAAGAATACAACATATGAtcatacacacacaaaaaacTGACGAAACAAAATTGAGACCCCTAAAATACAACTCAGTACCTGTCAAGAGATACGTCGTAACAAGACTTTGTATCGCGCACTCTGCCCATCCCATAACTGATCCTCACTGCATCTGTTAAGACAATCTGTTTGTTTACATATATGGGTGCCTGCACGTGGCAAGTGTCACTAGAACTTAACAGCAAGTTCAACGAAACGGTCATGTGTAAACTGAAGGTTTCTTGCTTGGACATGAAGCAGCAGGAATATTTATGTACATAAGGTCTATGAGTATTTGTGTTGAGGAGGGCAAGAGATGTAGATACCTTGCATCTATGTGCGAAATTTATGGCATCTGACGGGCGTGCATCTACACTAAGAAAGCCATTTTCCCCTGGCTGCAGATAGATAACAGGAACCTCAATGTCATAAGGTTGcttcattttctttaaaagaTTAGGACATAACTCATAAGGTATTTAACTTTTACCACCTTGCTAAAGTACAATCTGGCAAAGTAAGTATTCCGCACTCTTTCCGTAATTCTCACCATATTCACCTGGAATTGAAGTGGTGCAAAAATAAGACAATGACCCTGAATGGTATTACCTCCCACCTTGTACTTGGAAAACTAATATTGTACAATCAAAGTGCAATGCTACCATTAGGGATCTAAAGACTATCAATGTCTTCTTAAGTCGGACGAATTATATACTTGCGATCCCTTCTCAACACTCACTTTTTTCTACATTCTAGTTATTGGAATCGTCAGAAATTTTATGAACATGCAATAAACATAAGAGTGAGACTAGTGAGTAGCTAAAGCAGGAAAAAGACAAACGACAAAAGCCTTCTCTTCGACCCTTCAGAAAGTAAACTTAatacacacaaaaaaattaGCTCCATACTTGATAGCCGAGTTTGTCAACAAGGTTTCTAAAGAACTGGAAATGATCAGGGGAGTCCTGCAGCAAGACCATTTACGGGATCAATATACATTACATAAGAAAGAACCAACTTAATTAACAGAGCTCAAACAGTTACCCCATTCTCATCTCCCCACTGGGCATCTATGAGATTTTGTATTGCAAATTCGCCTGAAAACAAAAATCAGATAACAACATTAATAACCGAGGACGTAcactccaaatcacattcacaatcaTTCATATGACACACATAACTTCATATACCTACAACAATTGGCAGCAAAAAGTCTCCATCACAAGAAATCTTAAGAAAAATCGTGGGAGTTTGGAAACGCTGGACAAAGTTTCGGCCTAATGTATCAAGAATGTTTTGTTGTCGGCTGGCGTGGACCGAAAAGGGACGCAATTTACCAGATAACTGCCATTTCGATTCTTCTTGAAACCCTCGCCTCTGCATACGGTAGTGCGATATAGTTTCTGCACTAATTAAACAGAAATAAACAACTTCAAAGACCTAATCACACTCAATTAGCAACAAATTACTCCACTTTATGTCAAAATTGCTGAATTTAGGCAACAAAGACCATCCTTTGAACGAAATAGTAAGAAACAGAATCAAAATCAATTCAATAATCACAAATACATAGAAACGTACGtatttgtatatgtatataaacaTGTATGCGatcacacagagagagagagagagagagatgggac
This window contains:
- the LOC103401035 gene encoding bifunctional nuclease 2, whose product is MLGAGAHFHVTDRSAAIRPVPKTSPSSSSSRRLVFTVRLGFIRPSKRCRALKSLRITCNSSSSRSRSSNADDHHDFDHIQASLLLSETISHYRMQRRGFQEESKWQLSGKLRPFSVHASRQQNILDTLGRNFVQRFQTPTIFLKISCDGDFLLPIVVGEFAIQNLIDAQWGDENGDSPDHFQFFRNLVDKLGYQVNMVRITERVRNTYFARLYFSKPGENGFLSVDARPSDAINFAHRCKAPIYVNKQIVLTDAVRISYGMGRVRDTKSCYDVSLDSAIEGPDSLIQELCLVKNINLAIKEERYKDAAMWKDELFKLRKSIQGP